In Sphingomonas sp. KC8, the sequence TGACGAAGTTCTGGTCGAATTGACCCCTTATGATCTGACCAAGGGCCGGATCACGTATCGCTTCAAATAAGGCGGCCGCCCGATGCGGCTGATCCTTGCTTCCGCCAGCCCGCGACGGCTGGAACTGCTTGCGCGTCTTGGCGTCGTCCCCGCCGCGGTCGATCCCGCTGAAATCGACGAAGCCGTCGGTACGGCCGAATTGCCCGTGCCGCACGCCCGGCGCCTTGCGGCCGAAAAGGCGGCGGCGGTTGCGCTGCGCCATCCCGGCTGCGTCACGCTGGCCGCCGATACGGTGGTCGCCGCTGGGCGGCGCATTCTGCCCAAGGCGGAAGACGAGGCGACCGCCCGGACTTGCCTGGAATTGCTGTCGGGCCGCCGCCATCGCGTGATCACCGCCGTCACGGTGGTCGATGAAGCGGGCCGGGCGCGGCACCGCGAATCCGTGTCGATCGTCGCCTTCAAACGCCTGACCGGGGCTGAGATCGACGGGTATATCGCCGGCGG encodes:
- a CDS encoding Maf family protein — its product is MRLILASASPRRLELLARLGVVPAAVDPAEIDEAVGTAELPVPHARRLAAEKAAAVALRHPGCVTLAADTVVAAGRRILPKAEDEATARTCLELLSGRRHRVITAVTVVDEAGRARHRESVSIVAFKRLTGAEIDGYIAGGEWRGKAGGYAIQGHAEAYVRFLSGSHSGVVGLPLFETRALLEASGIPLG